The DNA sequence AAACACTTTACTACTACAAAAAACCACAAACAATTATAAAATCACTCTTTCCAAATATTTTACTACAATTATACACATTTCCATGTTATAAATGATTTTTAGAGTGTCTGTTCAATATTATTATAATACGCAGTACATAAATTTTGTCTCAAAGTAATAAGAGACCTATAatgacaaatacttttaaaatcacTAATAACTAGATGGAATGAATGTTGATCACATTGCAGGTCAATTAATAGCACGTATTTCAATCGTTCTTATTctgcaaaaaaaggaaagaaagggaaaagctcCAAAAGTTCCAGTTAATTGTCTAAAACATTTAACAGGTAGAATCACCTGTTATATCGCAACACAGTCACCAAAAGTATCCAAATTTCTGAGCCTATTTTTTCTAcataacaacacacaaatacaatgcaATAAAAAAGAGGAAACACTTTATTAACTCAAACAAGaatgtttttaaacaaattttgtaaCACTAAAAATTTCTTTCCTCAAAACCTTTGGTGAGGCAGTTGGGTAGAAAACTGCTAGTTTTACAAAGAATGATAAAATACACGCGTCTTTTACAGAACTAAAAATTCACAATATTTGCTTGGCATAATATTAACGCAACGCTAATTGCTGCAGCAGAGCAACTTCCACAACATGTAACAAATATGAACAGTGAAGAGTTACAAGGAAGGAACTGTAAAAGTAAGCCACACATTAAATGCCTATGTAATAGAAGGATCAATAGTTCGGTGTAATATTTAAGGATTTTACAGAAATTGTGGTGGGtgagtacataataataataataataataataataataataataataaatatggcaGTAACTACAGTGAAATTGAGGGAGAGAATACAATGGTTACCAATaaaatgaagtacaaaaacaaTTATGGTTGCTGAAATAAGTACAAAATAtaaggaaatatttaatgaaaaatgcTTTCCCCAAAATCAGCATACACTGTATACGTCTTTGcacaaattcagaaacaatacaCTAAAAGAAACAGTGAGACTAACTCCATAATACAGAGCAGGTACTATGTAACTCAGCTTATTTCATGTAATGAAGTAATATAGTGTACAGAACAACTCCATGACTACtggcaataaactgataaaaacagaaaagtaaaaacacTAACTGAAAGATAACTATAAGTAATCAAATTTTTCTTGCCAAATATACACCACTGACACCTCATTACCTATGTTCATTTGGAACGAATTCAATAATGCTAACATCCACTAAATTGAATTTATTGCTTCGGTTGTGATGCACCACCTGATACTTATAACTGCATGCAACTCTTCGCATACCAAGACTAGTAGTGACTGCTTTCCAAACAAGTGCAGCTGAGAACTTTTATTACATCAATAATGATCAATATTTATGATGTAGTAGTTCACGTTTCCTGCACCCTATGCACTCTGATGGCCTTTGCACATTCTCAGGTTTTTATTTCTCATAGAGATGAATTTAAACACAAAGACACCTTTATATAAAGTTTGAGAGAGAAGTTTAGGCCACAAAAAGTGTAGCATACAACAGTCAAGAAAACCTCAGAATTTTTAACAGACCACAGTTGAACTACTTCTATTAATGTGAGAATACTTCACACATACTGTCCTCTCAACCACACTAGGATCTATCAAAGACATTGGTCCCAAAACTGTGTAATTCAGTATCACTTACAAATTCTCACAGAGATATCACATATAATTCTCAAATATCATTGGTTTAAAAATCACTAGTCACTGCCTGATACTACCTAACCTTAAAGTACCTATATATACCTACAAAGAATAATCTTAAAACAGAATGAGATCACGAACACAGCCAGGTGACTAGGCAGTATACATTTAATGCCTAGAGTGGCAACACGCTTAACATCTATAGCTACACTGAAGGAGCATACCACATAGtacatttcttcctttttttcttacaATGTATCAAATATGTTTGGCAATAATATCTGAAAGTATAAACATATTAAATTTTCTAGTTCTAAACAGCCGCTGTTGTACATTTCAACCATACAATACAGAACTGGTGAAGTCAAATGCAGTTCAGTCTTTCTCCACTTGAAGATGTCACATTTACCACATAAGTCTTTGAACTTCAGCAATGTCGTCCCAACGAATCTCAcgagtcaaaaataaataaaatgttgacaAGTTGATAATGGCATACATAAAAAACTCTAACCACAACTGCCACCGATACTTTGGATAAACATTCAAGCGAAATATTAAGAATGGTAAAATAAAATAACGAAATTCTAGAAGCTTTTGTGGTACCAAAATTAAGAATACACAAATTAAGTATGACAGCTTATATGCAAATGAATGTGTATCAAGAAAGTATGTTATACAATATCCTCCATACAAATAAATTGGAATTAAAAAATACTTTATCATTGGATTGCGTTCATACAATAACTTCCAAATGTAGAAAACATAATGTCTATTATCAGCCAGGAGGTAAGGATGCACAAATGTGTAATAGCGTACCACTACTGCACACAAAACTAAAAATATTGCTGCAATTATATAATGTTGTCTCAGCCAGCTCTTGAATGAGGCTCCCAAAATTATAAAATAAGGCATACAAAAAGATGATGCAAACAGAATAAAGTACAGCATCTGGGATAAATGTAAGACCGGAACATGGGCCAATTTGTCACCAACAACTATACCTCCATTAATCACGACAAATATCATAAAAATGACACACACTATCAAATAATGGCGCATTTTTACAACATAGTTTGAAATTAACGTGATAAAAGCTTGCCGCCTCTTCCACCAGGAGTAAAGTGGATGGTAGATCAATGCCTGAAACAGAAAATATATAAGTTAGTGACCTTTAATGAAACACTGAGGAAAATATTGTGACACAGCATGACAATACAAGAATCATGATCAAACTTACTGAAACCAAGAGGACAAGGGGGAACAGAAACAAGTGATCAAAAGGTAAAACTGGaaaaggaaagcaaaagaaaagactgAAATCCAAAGACACAAAGCAAAATGTAAAAGCTTTCAAGAAAGCTAACAAGATATCAGTATCTTAATGGTAACAAGGCTTTGGAGGAATCTATCTCATTGGCTGTTATTAGCCTGCAATGTGTCGTCAGTCATCAGAACTGCTCAATAGCTTCACTGACAAACATGTTTTACATTAGACAATTAGACACAAATACGGATAAAATGAGTAAATTAGTTGTCTCACAGTGGGGAGGAAACCTATAAAAAAAAACACTCAATCATTCACACCCATCTCACTCATGTTGACTCCCACACTTACACTATCTCACAACCAATGCAGAAAGGGCGAAAGGTGCTAGAAATGtgattaaaacataagtaaaatgaAAGGGGAGCTAAAATAATGGTACAGGAAATGCAACTGGCTGAGCACTTAGAGAAAACAGGGGTGATCCAGTCACCCTGGTAACACATGAAGAACATGTCCTGAAAGTTGGACAAATCACAAAACAATAAAACTCTCACCACATTCGTATGAATGTTAATTAAAATAGATGGCAGATCTGTTTACAAATCTGCCGCTGCCCtctagtctgaaaataaaacacagtccaataaaCAGTGGAGGGTCCTCTCACCAGGGGAAGTagccatgtgtcatagggctgtggccaatGTGAAGACAAGTAGGGAGAACTCTGTGCTGTATAcctggctggaaggaggtacaccatACCATGGCTGTGTTGTGGGCTTTACTAGatggagcttattgtctgtcacttccagacaCTTATCTTCACATCAGTGCACAACTCTGTACCTCAAAAGCATAATGATAGCATGCAGAGTGAGGACACACTGAACTGAGAATCATAGCTCATGACACCTCCTTGGCTGctgcatccttccttccattcccagCAATAAATATGTGCTCTTGCACCCAGCCGAAACACACCTCCTTCCCTAGCCTTTGTAAGTGGAGAAGGTAGTTCTGGATCTCCTGGAGTATTTTTTCAGCTGGATACATATGTTGCAGAGGCTGAACGGCACTCGGGGAATCTGAACAGATGAGGAATTTAGTGGGCATGGCACACGTTACACAGACTAAATAACAacccactcagcaaagaaaactaagAAAAAGAATTACAGACAGTACAATTCATAGCTACAAACAATAGCACCCATATAGTACAAAAactcaatcaaaaaattaaaacacaactaaagaaaaagcAAAACAAGCAGAGAGCACAGAACCCcacagacactacagcacacacAAAACAGTAACACTCATGACATAAATAACAGCAAAAAATGGTACATTCCTACAAACAAACAAAGCAACATACAAGatagcaaatatactaaagaaacagggattacaaaTAGCTTACAGAACAAAAAACACTTTCCAATAACATCTACAAACGACAGAAAAACCAGATAAATGccaaggagcaggtatataccagctagagtgccaagaatgtaaatcagtatatctggggatgacaagcaggaagtttaaaactagatataaagaacatataagaagttggaaatatgaaaatagcaaTACTACCTTCgccgaacacctgataaaacatggacatgaaccatccaacatggaatgtgacatgacagtcatcacagtgaataatcacaacaaaaagctcctgacattgcaagaaaactttcacatacaaagagccattgCGATAGAAAAGAAGGTACTCAATGACCAAATCCATATAAACAGTAACACTCTGATCATGCTAGACACCAAAATAACaacaaaccgaaatgtaaccagaataaataaaaaataaaataaaaataacaaaaaaaccacacaaacaaacacacacacacacacatatcaaacaaaaaacaaacacacaacaacagttggcaacCACTACACACCAACACCACAGACGTGACAAATGTGGATGGAAGAATGCCAGATATTAGCTAGCTGGAGTATGAGAACTAACAAATACACCTCCAGGACCACACAcgtgttaacagcgctggaaatcttaAGTAACACTGAACGATACATTCACAATACAGCAGCATAGTACGTCTATCAcataatatgtttattgtatgtataaaaagtaacttttatttCAGGCCACTGAGGATGCTTccaaaataaaagaagcaaaacacatatggcaataaacaaactgccttcatttagttgcatagacagtacatacctccacaaatttagagcaactaagggaaagacagaaaacagataaaaatgatgaCAGTGAACTTTGGAGGCACCTACGGAATCCCTCCGTTTAGACCCATCTGTGACTATTGCTACGGTTATTGTGCTTATTTATGTCAGTAAACATCATcttgaaaacagaaacagaagtgcaaactctcctgtactgcactaaatctaaaattactctgagcCTCTGCAGTAGCAAGGGTGGCACTTGGTTAAAACACCAGATATGAGCATTTTCATGAGATCCCAAACAGCCTCGCTCCCTGTGGGCGATTGGTAAAGCAGCACTTCAAAGGTGGATTTgcaatggtatggtatggtatgctgTTGAATTGGGAGTAGCGAGGAACGTACACATCTGATGCACCATGAGGAGTTAAGCTCTACAAAAAGGAAGCAGAAGAGTCCTggctgctccccaagacctgtggctaagacacTTCAAAACATTCAGTGCCTTCTGAGGCCTCACCTTCAGGTGTGGAAACCACAACAGTTTGGAGTAAAAAATAAGGCCCACAAACCACACAGAGTCTTTAAAAGtgagaatggtgttccacatatGCAAATCCAGTAATTAAAAATACGACAACAATGATTACAATGAAAGAACTCTGATCATGCTagccaccaaaacaacaacaaaccgAAATGCAACcaggataaataaaaaatcaaataaaataaaaataacaaaaaacacaaacccataaagggggggggggggggggtgtaaaaccAGTCTTTGCAGCCCACTTCTCCAGCCTCtttactgtaagttgcaactgatgagTTGCTGTTGCAGTAATGGAGGAGAAACAGAAAAtcccaaaatcatccacaaataaggagcatagTATGAGATGTCTTAGTGCAGACGTGAtagtgtttatggctatggcaaagaggttaACGtgtaaaacactgccctgaggaacaccattctcctgctcaaaatgatCCAACAGCCCATCACCAACTTGGGACGTAAAAAAGCACTTATACAGGAAGCACTgtaaagccccactgatggagtagTTCCAGAATACTATGTCTCAAGTTGTGTGGTAGTCCTCAAAGGAGCTGGCTGGTCCCTAACAACTAGACCAGATGATGGTTAACCATTTGCTTCAGGGTCTTTCCTACCCAGCTCATTAAGGCAACATTCtagtaactactgggacatgtgcagtcctttcctggtttgaggaaagGTATCAAAATTGCTGCTCCATGAGATGGTGAAGTGGCCTGTCTGCCATATCAAATTAAACATTTGAGGAGGACTTCCCTTGACACTGCTTGCAAATGTCGAAACAGACTGGAGTGACAGGGCACAATATCACATGCCTCAGACAGTGCCAAATCCAACTCTCACATCGAAAAAGGTCAGTTGTAAGACTGAAAAAGGTCAGTTGTAAGACTGAAAAAGGtcagttgtaagactcagaactgTTGGATCATAAGCCCAACTTGGCCTTCTCTACAGTCACACGGTAGTGGTGAAATGCCAGATCCTGGTTAGCATTGGGACTAGTTAGTGCAAGATACTCTGCCATCATGTGAGCGGCGTTTCAGGGTGATGCTTGGAGACACCACTGTTCCAGCACTGTTGATTTTGGTAAACTACTGTGTTTACTgaaaatcctcctgatggcttctgtTACTTCTGTAGGATAAGTGGAATGGTTGATAGAGTTCAAGAATGCTTGCCTTGACCTTTTCTTGCTCACTTTAGTTACGCATTGGCTCTTGCAACTTGAAAGGCTGTGATGTTGTCTGATGTTCAGTGATATCGGATATGTCAGCAGCATCATGGATCCCTCGTGTGATGAGGTCCACCCATTTCTGAATGCCGTCTACGTACAAACACAGCCAACTAGCTGAACAGTGTGCAGctagccctgctgaccatccatttcAGTGGCTTCTGTTCAAGTAATGATCCATCCAGTATGTAGAGCCACAATGGGAAGTCACTGGAATGAAGTTCATCAGGTGCTTCACACTGAGCAGGGTATGCAtgggctggagagcagaaagacagattgatggctgaggatgacccaggagcagccgAGAAATTAGTGGTATCGCCTGTGTTGAGGATGTACAGCTCCTGAGACATCATGAGGTTCTCCAAGACTTGACCCCTATGGCTAGTATAGTTTGAGCCCCCCATAACACATTAGTGATACTTGGGAAATGGGAAATGGGCATGTGGGAGTTTTGTAAGATCCCTGAGAGCCTCAGAATCTATTGCATCCTGTGGAGGTAAGTACAGTGAGTAGATAGCGAATTACCAGTTCATATTAATGGCAACAGCTACTGCTTATAGGTTAGCAACCAAGGATAGAATAGAGGAGTGGTGTGTGTTAGTGACAAACAGAGCAAATTTGCTTCTTTGCCCTGGGAGGGTCTTGTAGCAACTACCACAGCAGGGGTAGGGGCATTTCTGGGTTTCTTAGCAAACTCTGCCTTAGGACGCACAGGCAGCTCCACATTGGTGGTGGCAAATGTGGCTTTATCTGATGTTCTTGATGTTATTTGCAGagcgaacggggggggggggggggggggggggggggggggggggggggttaatgggTTCCGAAACAACGAAACAAGTGCAGCTCGACACATGCATTGACAAACACATGTATTACTACTGGCTCTTACAACCTCCATTTGTGTAGCAGCATCGGCTTTCTGAGCTGGCTGTTGAAGAACTTTAGCAAAGGAGGTAGAGAAATTAGGGGGGCTGCATAACCTTACAGATCTTTCGGCCTCACCATATGGGATATGCTTCATTGTCTAAACATCTGGTATCGTCTTTTCCTCAAGGAAGACATGCAGTCCGTACTCCAGACAGGGGGATCCCCAGAGCAACTGACACACTTCGGATGAGATGAACTACTGACTCCTTTGTGGAAGCCTTGCCACAATTGCCACAGGTGGCTTTACCCTTACTTCCGAAGGTGGTGTGCACAAATTCTGACATTTAAAGAGCACATTTGGTTCAATACATAAAGCCACATGCTTATGCAAAGGAAACCCACTTTGACACACTCTAGGAGTTTTGTGATACTGAAAATGAGGATAAACGAGTCTGGTTTGACCAGATCACCATGcgcccttttcattatattgtacaCATCCATAACGTCTTCTTGGGCCCGCTGAGCTTTCAGTTCCTCTTTGGAAATATCTACAAGATCCCTGCACAACACAATATCTTTGCTATGGTTGAAGGTGTTGACGAGCTCCATTTCTGACGTATGAGGTGttatcaaaaagtaacgggaatttttgtttttcttaaagaatctgtaTTTATTTATCAACAACATCAATTTTGTCCACTTCAAAGTAATCCCTCTCAGGTAGAATAAAATTGTGCAGtattttttccaatcttggaagcacttctggaacttacTTTTCATCATGGTGTTTAGCTCCTTCGGTGatactgtttttatctcatcaatggtggcaaaatgcaatcctttcatggttctcttcagcctcaaaAATAGTAAGAAATTGCAGTGTCTGGCAATTAAGGTGGCTGAGGCAACAACGGCCTTGGCATCCATGATGCATTACTCCTTTTCACTCTAAGAAAAAAGAGAGAAGAACCTTCACAGGGCATCCAAGGGCAGTCATCTTAAATGTCTTCCCTATCCTCTTTGAAACATTTACACCACTCAAGCTCTTGTCTTGTGTATTGTGTACTGAACcagagacctagaaacgacagaagatttgtcccgccatagccctcagtggtccacaaccccacgacagtccacccatcccaccgccgccccacaccgaactcagtgtTACTGagaggttcggcccccagtggtccCCAAGTGAGTAAAGTGGTGAGGGCTTGCCACGTAACAGATGATAGCTGTGGAAACCATACCCAGCTAAAATTATCGCCTTGTGATCAGATGGGTGAGAGGACCTCATCGAAGGTGGAGGAAATGGTgtgatacacccccccccccccaaaccagtgTTCGTGCCAGAGTGATACAATGTTCCTGCATATAACAATGTTGAgatcatcgaggaaaacagaataGCTACCGGGTCAAATGAGGGAGGGAGAGAGCGtgtggacacacacatacacacacacacacacacacacacacacacacacacacacacacacaaagtgtgaAGCTGGGTGTCCTTCAGTGCAGTGTATTATCTATGGTGAGAAACTCTCATCCCCCAACagcaatgaataaaatatagtgaTGCACAGAAAA is a window from the Schistocerca americana isolate TAMUIC-IGC-003095 chromosome X, iqSchAmer2.1, whole genome shotgun sequence genome containing:
- the LOC124555198 gene encoding putative Dol-P-Glc:Glc(2)Man(9)GlcNAc(2)-PP-Dol alpha-1,2-glucosyltransferase isoform X1 is translated as MGLWKSIINRMWNVYSVWFVFSVFTVFIFERLHKVHPIPLVDEVFHIPQARNYCDGNFLQWDPKITTLPGLYVFSVIYLKIAGLFMGQDFCDIHGLRVFNVFLCLANFILIYRLQRQISTLGRWCDGRKCLADECKWRDLATALNMSLFPVLYYFAFFYYTEQLSTFTVLLTYSLSLTEYTKESAIMGVISIFVRQTNVIWIGFILLIKLFSLLQRDMVAVGKYVNVLKDEEFFQMVTALIYHPLYSWWKRRQAFITLISNYVVKMRHYLIVCVIFMIFVVINGGIVVGDKLAHVPVLHLSQMLYFILFASSFCMPYFIILGASFKSWLRQHYIIAAIFLVLCAVVVRYYTFVHPYLLADNRHYVFYIWKLLYERNPMIKYFLIPIYLYGGYCITYFLDTHSFAYKLSYLICVFLILVPQKLLEFRYFILPFLIFRLNVYPKYRWQLWLEFFMYAIINLSTFYLFLTREIRWDDIAEVQRLMW